From a region of the Hymenobacter jejuensis genome:
- the ung gene encoding uracil-DNA glycosylase, with protein sequence MTVKIEESWRKVLQSEFEKPYFQQLITFVRDEYAKGPVYPPGPQIFHAFDACPFDKVKVVILGQDPYHGRGQAHGLAFSVNPGVRTPPSLLNIFKELQSDLPGTPAPANGNLDRWAQQGVLLLNATLTVRESDAGSHQKKGWEQFTDAVIQKVAEQKQHVVFILWGAYAQKKGDFIDQRKHLILKAAHPSPFAADRGFFGSRPFSKTNAYLQEHGEQPIQW encoded by the coding sequence ATGACCGTAAAGATAGAAGAAAGCTGGCGCAAGGTGTTGCAGTCGGAGTTTGAAAAACCGTATTTCCAGCAGCTCATCACCTTTGTGCGCGACGAATACGCCAAAGGCCCTGTTTATCCGCCGGGACCACAAATTTTTCACGCTTTCGACGCCTGCCCTTTCGACAAGGTTAAGGTAGTAATCTTAGGGCAAGATCCATACCACGGGCGCGGGCAGGCGCACGGTTTAGCGTTCTCCGTCAACCCAGGTGTGCGCACGCCGCCTTCTCTGCTCAATATCTTCAAAGAGTTGCAGTCTGACCTGCCGGGTACGCCGGCTCCGGCCAACGGCAACCTTGACCGCTGGGCACAACAAGGAGTGTTGTTGCTCAACGCCACCCTTACAGTGCGGGAAAGCGATGCGGGCTCGCACCAGAAAAAAGGCTGGGAACAATTTACCGACGCTGTTATTCAGAAGGTTGCCGAGCAAAAGCAGCACGTCGTGTTCATTCTCTGGGGCGCTTATGCCCAGAAAAAAGGCGACTTTATTGATCAGCGCAAACACTTGATTCTTAAAGCTGCCCACCCTTCGCCTTTCGCCGCCGACCGAGGTTTTTTCGGCTCGCGCCCGTTCAGCAAAACCAACGCGTATTTGCAAGAGCACGGCGAACAACCTATTCAGTGGTGA
- a CDS encoding metal-dependent hydrolase has product MKLTYYGHSCFLAEIGGAKVLFDPFIRPNALAKDVDVDKIEADFILLSHGHGDHVADAEEIGKRTGADLVGMFEVLGWFGPKGLKATYGMNIGGKTKLPFGTVKLVAALHSSSMPDGSYGGLAGGFVIEAECKTFYFAGDTALTYDMKLIGEQYKLDFAILPIGDNFTMGIDDALIAADWIGTTKIVGMHYDTFPPIKIDHDEARTKATQAGKELVLMRIGETIDL; this is encoded by the coding sequence ATGAAACTGACCTACTACGGGCACTCCTGCTTCCTGGCGGAAATCGGAGGCGCTAAAGTGCTTTTCGATCCTTTTATTCGTCCCAATGCGTTAGCCAAAGACGTGGACGTGGACAAAATTGAGGCTGATTTCATCCTGCTCAGCCACGGCCACGGCGACCACGTTGCCGACGCAGAGGAAATCGGGAAGCGCACGGGCGCCGACTTAGTAGGAATGTTTGAAGTGCTGGGATGGTTCGGTCCGAAGGGACTAAAAGCGACCTACGGCATGAACATCGGCGGCAAAACCAAGCTGCCTTTCGGCACCGTGAAACTGGTGGCCGCCCTGCACTCCAGCTCCATGCCCGACGGTTCGTATGGCGGTTTGGCGGGCGGCTTTGTGATAGAAGCAGAATGCAAAACCTTTTATTTTGCCGGCGATACTGCCCTCACCTACGACATGAAGCTGATCGGGGAGCAATACAAGCTGGATTTTGCCATTCTGCCCATTGGCGATAACTTCACCATGGGCATCGACGATGCACTGATTGCGGCCGACTGGATAGGCACCACCAAAATCGTGGGCATGCACTACGATACCTTCCCGCCTATCAAAATCGACCACGACGAAGCTCGTACGAAAGCAACGCAAGCCGGTAAAGAACTGGTGCTCATGCGCATCGGCGAAACAATTGATTTGTAA
- the yidC gene encoding membrane protein insertase YidC, translated as MDKNSATGLFIISALLLVYLFFFQPKPPKENPDAAKKPTTAASTAARTDTAVASAAPLDSAAAARTLGSFASAAQGTAEQAQLQNGKISVTFSSKGGRIEAVRLNGYKTFFGQPLDLFDAKSAKLDLQFRTTAGQTVRFSDLYFQPTGAPQSVTEGERQGQRLTFAAEAAGGRIEQDYTLFNDSYELAYTLRFTGLNSIVAQEPITFSFLDNVRQTEQDLKQNRNHTTINHYLANDDHGALAEASEKPEEVKVAEPLKWAAHKHDFFVAGIIADKQFSTGKFNSTVDLEDSTYIKSLSTTLGIPVADAENGGAKFRFYFGPNTLNILQGVAPGFDRNVYLGWGLFRWVNQFVVIPVFHVLEKFISSYGLIIALLVVLIKLVTWPLTYKTYVSQARMKVLKPELDQIKEKYGDDQTKVQSETMKLYSSMGVSPLSGCVPTLLTIPILFAMYQFFPNAIELRQEHFLWAKDLSTYDVFIKLPFYVKWYGDHVSLFTLLMTASTLLMTWQSNQLNTAMQGPMKFYSYLMPIIFLFVLNSFAAGLTWYYFVSNIVTLAQQALTRRFVDDTKIRAQLEANKEKNKDKKPGGFQARLAEAMKTAQEREAEAKKQGPSKAKGK; from the coding sequence ATGGACAAAAACTCAGCAACAGGCCTCTTTATCATTTCGGCCTTGCTTCTCGTCTACCTGTTTTTCTTTCAGCCGAAACCTCCCAAAGAAAACCCAGACGCTGCCAAGAAGCCTACGACTGCCGCCAGCACCGCCGCCCGAACCGATACCGCGGTAGCTTCCGCCGCTCCGCTGGATTCGGCAGCCGCTGCACGCACGCTGGGCTCCTTCGCTTCGGCGGCTCAAGGCACGGCTGAGCAGGCACAATTACAGAACGGCAAGATTTCGGTTACGTTTTCCAGCAAGGGCGGCCGCATCGAAGCCGTTCGCCTGAATGGTTACAAGACATTTTTCGGCCAGCCGCTCGACCTGTTTGACGCCAAAAGCGCCAAGCTTGACTTGCAATTCCGCACTACTGCTGGCCAGACCGTTCGCTTCTCCGATTTGTATTTCCAGCCTACCGGCGCGCCACAATCCGTAACGGAAGGCGAGCGCCAGGGCCAGCGCCTTACGTTTGCGGCCGAGGCTGCGGGCGGCCGCATCGAGCAAGACTATACGCTGTTCAACGACTCCTACGAACTGGCTTATACTCTGCGCTTTACCGGCTTGAATAGCATTGTTGCCCAGGAGCCCATCACGTTCAGCTTTCTGGACAATGTGCGCCAAACGGAACAGGACCTGAAGCAAAACCGCAACCACACTACCATCAACCACTACCTCGCCAACGACGACCACGGCGCGCTGGCGGAGGCTTCGGAGAAGCCGGAAGAGGTTAAAGTCGCGGAGCCGCTGAAGTGGGCTGCCCACAAGCACGATTTCTTCGTGGCCGGCATCATTGCCGACAAGCAGTTCAGCACCGGCAAGTTCAACTCCACTGTCGATCTGGAAGATTCGACCTACATCAAGTCGCTGAGCACGACGCTGGGCATTCCGGTGGCCGATGCGGAAAATGGCGGTGCCAAATTCCGCTTCTATTTCGGCCCTAACACGCTCAATATTCTGCAAGGCGTAGCGCCGGGCTTTGACCGCAACGTGTACCTGGGCTGGGGTCTGTTCCGCTGGGTCAACCAGTTTGTGGTGATTCCGGTGTTCCACGTTTTGGAGAAATTTATCAGCTCCTACGGCCTGATCATCGCGCTGCTGGTGGTGCTTATCAAGTTGGTTACGTGGCCTTTGACCTACAAAACCTACGTGTCGCAGGCACGCATGAAAGTGCTAAAGCCGGAGCTTGACCAGATCAAGGAAAAGTACGGCGACGACCAGACCAAGGTGCAGAGCGAGACCATGAAGCTGTACTCCTCGATGGGCGTAAGTCCGTTGAGTGGTTGCGTGCCGACGCTGCTCACCATCCCGATTCTGTTCGCGATGTACCAGTTCTTCCCCAACGCCATCGAGTTGCGGCAAGAGCACTTCCTGTGGGCCAAAGACTTAAGCACGTACGACGTGTTCATCAAACTGCCCTTCTACGTGAAGTGGTACGGCGACCACGTCAGCCTGTTCACGCTGCTCATGACCGCTTCGACGCTGCTCATGACGTGGCAGAGCAACCAGCTCAACACGGCCATGCAGGGCCCGATGAAGTTCTATAGCTACTTGATGCCGATCATCTTCCTGTTCGTGCTCAACAGCTTTGCGGCCGGCCTGACGTGGTATTACTTCGTGTCGAACATCGTGACGCTGGCGCAGCAGGCGCTCACTCGTCGCTTCGTCGACGACACCAAGATCCGCGCGCAACTCGAAGCCAACAAGGAAAAGAACAAAGACAAAAAGCCCGGCGGCTTCCAGGCCCGCCTCGCCGAAGCCATGAAAACGGCTCAGGAACGTGAAGCCGAAGCCAAAAAGCAAGGCCCTTCGAAGGCAAAAGGCAAGTAA
- the dapB gene encoding 4-hydroxy-tetrahydrodipicolinate reductase encodes MKLLLIGHGKMGKAIEAQAIARGHQIAGIVDPSRPGVHISDFDATSVDAAIEFTHPDAAFANVMACLQQGLPVVCGSTGWLHHFPEARDLCKETGGALFYASNYSVGVNLFFHFNEYIAAKMHQFGGYDVQVREIHHTQKVDQPSGTALTAAEGIIRHFPAKTMWRNEPSQADHELAVLSERTGSVVGTHIVTYSSEADTIELKHEAHTRDGFVQGALLAAEWLVGRKGVFGMKDMLGL; translated from the coding sequence ATGAAGCTGTTGCTGATTGGTCACGGCAAAATGGGCAAAGCCATTGAGGCTCAAGCCATTGCGCGCGGCCACCAAATTGCCGGTATTGTGGACCCTTCGCGGCCCGGTGTTCATATTTCCGACTTCGATGCGACCTCTGTTGATGCAGCCATCGAATTTACGCACCCCGATGCGGCTTTTGCCAACGTAATGGCCTGCCTGCAGCAGGGCTTGCCGGTGGTGTGCGGGTCTACGGGGTGGCTGCACCACTTTCCCGAAGCCCGAGACTTATGTAAGGAAACGGGCGGAGCGCTGTTTTACGCCTCGAATTACAGCGTCGGCGTCAACTTATTCTTCCATTTCAACGAGTACATCGCCGCCAAAATGCACCAGTTTGGCGGCTACGATGTGCAGGTACGCGAAATTCACCATACCCAGAAAGTCGATCAGCCGAGCGGCACGGCACTTACGGCAGCAGAAGGCATCATCCGGCACTTCCCTGCCAAAACCATGTGGCGCAACGAGCCCTCCCAAGCCGACCACGAGTTGGCGGTGCTTTCTGAGCGCACGGGCTCGGTCGTGGGCACGCATATCGTTACGTATTCTTCTGAAGCCGATACCATCGAACTCAAGCACGAAGCGCACACCCGCGACGGTTTCGTGCAGGGCGCCTTATTAGCCGCCGAGTGGCTGGTGGGCCGCAAAGGCGTGTTTGGAATGAAGGACATGCTGGGCCTATAA
- the lepB gene encoding signal peptidase I: MAVKFWEKQPETATPKKPKGFFREWGDAILFAVVAATLIRWATFEAYTIPTPSMEHTLLVGDYLFVSKLHYGPRTPQTPLQVPLTHQTLWGTSLPSYSDLIQLPSYRLPGFSEIKRNDVVVFNVPFENQFPADLRTNYIKRCIAVAGDVLEIKDMQVYINGKPAQNPPQSQNRYYLQVNEPVRDKIFKEQGITDFNNAATGVPQPQYTPYGPAYMVDATPASANFFKQQPYIKGVVLDKVPAGKPDPTIFPNNPDYPASTPPSESSVALKWNMDNYGPLQLPKKGQTVQLTPQNTPIYLKIITRYEHNKGVTVANGVLLQDGKPMTSYTFKQNYYFMMGDNRHDSLDSRYWGFVPEDHVVGKAVLIWLSVDPYADFFHKIRWNRLFNFID, encoded by the coding sequence ATGGCCGTAAAATTCTGGGAAAAACAACCCGAAACCGCAACCCCCAAGAAGCCCAAAGGCTTTTTTCGGGAATGGGGCGATGCGATACTGTTCGCGGTAGTGGCGGCGACGCTCATTCGGTGGGCTACGTTCGAGGCCTATACCATCCCGACGCCCTCCATGGAGCATACGCTGCTAGTAGGTGACTACCTGTTTGTGAGCAAGCTACACTACGGGCCCCGTACGCCGCAGACGCCCTTGCAGGTTCCGCTCACACACCAGACCCTGTGGGGGACGAGCCTGCCAAGCTACTCCGATCTCATTCAACTGCCCTCCTACCGCCTGCCCGGTTTCTCGGAAATCAAGCGCAACGATGTGGTCGTTTTCAATGTGCCGTTTGAAAACCAATTTCCGGCCGATTTGCGCACCAACTACATCAAGCGTTGCATTGCTGTAGCCGGCGACGTATTGGAGATCAAGGACATGCAGGTGTACATCAACGGAAAGCCGGCGCAGAACCCGCCGCAAAGCCAGAACCGTTATTACCTGCAAGTCAATGAGCCAGTGCGCGACAAGATTTTCAAGGAGCAGGGCATTACGGATTTTAACAACGCCGCGACCGGTGTACCGCAGCCGCAATACACACCCTACGGCCCCGCCTATATGGTAGATGCTACGCCCGCTTCTGCCAATTTCTTCAAGCAACAGCCTTACATAAAGGGAGTTGTGCTGGATAAAGTACCGGCCGGCAAACCCGATCCGACTATTTTCCCCAACAACCCCGATTATCCGGCTAGCACGCCTCCCAGTGAAAGCAGCGTTGCGTTGAAGTGGAACATGGACAACTACGGGCCGTTGCAACTCCCCAAGAAAGGCCAGACGGTACAGCTCACGCCGCAAAACACGCCCATCTACCTGAAGATCATTACCCGCTACGAGCATAACAAGGGTGTAACCGTTGCCAACGGCGTGCTCCTGCAAGATGGCAAGCCAATGACCAGCTACACCTTCAAGCAGAATTACTACTTCATGATGGGCGACAACCGGCACGATTCGCTGGATTCGCGGTATTGGGGCTTCGTTCCGGAAGACCACGTTGTGGGAAAGGCAGTACTCATCTGGCTGTCGGTTGATCCATATGCTGACTTCTTCCACAAAATTCGCTGGAACCGTCTGTTCAACTTCATCGACTAA
- a CDS encoding DUF5683 domain-containing protein, with the protein MLVTSRALLLMLLLVLATSVLGTAQAQVVTAGPDSTQVDAPAVPDSLRKTARLLGMKVTPPTKAVLLAAFIPGAGQVYNHKYWKLPLVYGAVGGTLGVEFFYQSRYKEYVTGFRARQQGLPDPGPRSSQETSAENVRAGIIFYRRYRDQFIAYSLLAYGMTIVDALVDAHLRDFDVSDDLSVHWNPTLLRVPTAPSAPGVAITLNLKSTRSTK; encoded by the coding sequence ATGTTAGTCACTTCGCGCGCTCTGCTACTCATGCTGTTGCTAGTATTGGCAACTTCTGTGCTTGGCACGGCGCAGGCGCAAGTGGTTACCGCAGGGCCCGACTCAACTCAGGTGGACGCGCCGGCCGTGCCCGATTCGTTGCGTAAGACGGCTCGCCTACTGGGCATGAAGGTGACGCCTCCTACGAAGGCGGTGTTGCTAGCGGCTTTCATTCCGGGTGCCGGCCAGGTATACAATCACAAATACTGGAAACTTCCCCTCGTGTACGGGGCTGTCGGTGGCACGTTGGGCGTTGAATTCTTCTACCAAAGTCGCTACAAAGAATACGTAACGGGCTTCCGAGCGCGGCAACAGGGGTTACCTGACCCCGGTCCACGGTCGAGCCAAGAAACCAGCGCTGAAAACGTGCGCGCCGGTATTATTTTTTACCGGCGCTACCGCGACCAATTCATTGCCTATTCGCTTTTAGCTTACGGCATGACAATCGTGGATGCGCTGGTGGATGCTCATTTGCGCGACTTCGACGTCAGCGACGACCTGAGCGTGCACTGGAACCCAACGCTGCTGCGCGTTCCGACGGCGCCAAGCGCACCCGGCGTGGCCATTACGCTGAACCTAAAATCTACTCGCTCTACCAAATGA
- a CDS encoding ABC transporter substrate-binding protein, whose amino-acid sequence MFSFSRRFAGLVVPMLISLASCSSPTQSTDDRRVFRYNQPESLTSLDPAFARNQANTWATTQLYNGLVELDDQLKPGPSIARRYAISPDGLRYTFTLRPNVRFHDSEVFPGGKGRPVTAQDFVYSFKRLLDPATASTGGWIFRGKVLENAAGEPVDTCFKALNDSTLRVYLKEPFIPFLGILTMPYAYVVPREAVQRYGKDFREHPVGTGPFVFKLWDEGNAIIYHRNPHYWKKDAQGRQLPYLDAVQISFIQDRKTEFLTFQQGKLDFLSGIRAGSRDMIMYPDGTVREDFKGKFRLQKVPYLNTEYLGIQQDPTNLRGDNNNPALRDKRVRQALNYALNKPELIAYFLNNVGRPGNSGFVPASLPSFSEKLVPGYTYQPDKARQLLRAAGYGPGHPLHLRLNTVAETKEYCEYYQKKWAEVGVQVDIDVNQGAAHGEMIDNGRAGFFTRSWLGDYPDAENYLALFYSKNFAPAGPNKTHFKNAAYDRLYEQAKLEQNTEKRYDLYRQMDRIIVEECPVIAAYYDEVVRLTQNNVQGLTPNPMNQLVLERVRKE is encoded by the coding sequence ATGTTTTCGTTTTCACGTCGTTTTGCAGGTTTGGTTGTGCCAATGCTCATAAGCTTGGCAAGTTGCAGCAGCCCTACCCAGTCGACCGACGACCGGCGGGTTTTTCGCTACAACCAGCCCGAATCCCTGACTTCCCTCGACCCGGCTTTTGCCCGCAATCAAGCCAATACCTGGGCGACCACGCAGCTATACAACGGGTTGGTCGAGCTCGACGATCAGCTTAAGCCCGGGCCGTCGATAGCACGTCGTTACGCTATTTCGCCTGATGGTTTGCGCTACACCTTCACGCTCCGGCCCAACGTTCGTTTCCACGACAGCGAAGTTTTTCCGGGCGGCAAAGGCCGGCCCGTGACGGCGCAGGATTTTGTGTACAGCTTCAAACGCCTGCTCGACCCTGCTACCGCCAGTACCGGCGGCTGGATTTTTCGGGGCAAAGTGCTGGAAAATGCTGCTGGTGAGCCAGTAGATACTTGTTTTAAAGCTCTGAACGACAGCACATTGCGCGTTTATCTAAAAGAGCCTTTTATTCCGTTTTTGGGCATCCTGACCATGCCGTACGCGTACGTGGTACCGCGCGAGGCAGTGCAGCGCTACGGCAAGGATTTTCGGGAGCACCCCGTAGGCACGGGGCCGTTTGTGTTTAAGCTCTGGGACGAGGGCAACGCCATCATTTATCACCGCAACCCGCACTACTGGAAAAAAGATGCGCAGGGCCGGCAGCTGCCGTACCTGGATGCCGTGCAGATCAGCTTCATTCAGGATCGCAAAACCGAATTTCTCACTTTTCAGCAGGGCAAGCTGGATTTTCTGTCGGGTATTCGGGCCGGTTCCCGCGATATGATTATGTATCCAGATGGTACTGTGCGTGAGGACTTTAAGGGCAAATTTCGATTGCAGAAGGTTCCGTATCTCAACACCGAATACCTTGGTATTCAGCAAGATCCCACCAACCTGCGCGGCGACAATAACAATCCGGCCTTGCGCGATAAGCGCGTGCGCCAAGCGCTCAATTATGCCCTAAACAAACCCGAACTTATCGCCTATTTCCTAAACAACGTAGGCCGTCCGGGCAATTCGGGTTTTGTGCCGGCGTCTCTGCCTTCGTTCAGCGAAAAGCTGGTGCCCGGCTACACCTATCAGCCCGATAAAGCGCGCCAGCTGCTGCGGGCGGCGGGTTATGGTCCGGGCCATCCGTTGCATTTGCGGTTGAACACCGTAGCCGAGACCAAGGAATACTGCGAGTATTACCAGAAAAAGTGGGCGGAAGTAGGCGTACAGGTCGATATCGATGTAAACCAGGGCGCGGCCCACGGCGAAATGATCGACAACGGCCGGGCTGGCTTTTTTACCCGTTCGTGGCTCGGCGATTATCCGGATGCGGAGAACTATCTGGCCCTGTTCTACAGCAAAAACTTTGCGCCCGCTGGCCCCAACAAAACGCACTTCAAAAACGCCGCCTACGATCGACTGTACGAGCAAGCCAAGCTAGAGCAGAACACCGAGAAGCGCTACGATCTCTACCGCCAGATGGACCGCATCATCGTGGAAGAATGCCCCGTTATTGCCGCCTACTACGATGAGGTTGTGCGTCTCACGCAAAACAACGTGCAAGGTCTCACGCCCAACCCGATGAATCAACTGGTACTGGAACGGGTACGAAAGGAGTAA
- a CDS encoding O-methyltransferase, with protein MPPLIFQAYSFLQFYLRSGNAHGLHSPFVFGLYNHVINHDGEYRAYAPIEARRRELLHTSDSIAVRDFGAGSHTGAGRQRRIRDIARTAAKPRMFGQLLFRLVNHFQPHTILELGTSLGLTTAYLASPCLRAQTVTFEGCPNTAAVARQTFNKLKLNNVQLVEGNLDDTLAPTLAALPGPIDFAFFDGNHRYEPTVRYFEQCLTRRTDDSVFVFDDIHWSSEMERAWQTIKQHPEVRLTVDLYFIGLVFFRKNQPKQDFSLRFGHPLDKLLNSTKWFSG; from the coding sequence GTGCCGCCTCTTATCTTTCAGGCATACAGCTTCTTACAATTTTACCTCCGCTCGGGGAATGCGCACGGTCTGCATTCCCCGTTCGTTTTTGGGCTCTATAACCACGTCATCAACCACGATGGTGAATACCGAGCTTATGCGCCCATTGAAGCCCGCCGGCGTGAGCTGCTTCACACCTCCGATTCGATAGCTGTCCGGGATTTCGGCGCGGGCTCGCATACCGGAGCTGGCCGTCAGCGCCGCATCCGGGATATTGCCCGCACAGCGGCTAAGCCACGCATGTTTGGGCAATTGCTTTTCAGGTTGGTTAATCATTTCCAGCCCCATACTATTCTTGAGCTAGGAACTTCGTTGGGCCTAACCACGGCGTATCTGGCCTCGCCCTGCTTACGGGCGCAGACGGTGACGTTTGAGGGTTGCCCCAATACGGCCGCGGTCGCTCGCCAAACGTTTAATAAGCTGAAGCTAAACAACGTACAACTCGTCGAGGGCAACTTAGATGACACCTTGGCTCCTACCCTTGCGGCGCTACCCGGCCCGATAGACTTCGCTTTTTTCGACGGGAACCACCGCTACGAGCCTACTGTGCGCTACTTCGAGCAGTGCCTCACGCGCCGTACAGACGACAGCGTATTCGTTTTCGACGACATTCATTGGTCTTCGGAAATGGAACGTGCCTGGCAAACGATCAAGCAGCACCCGGAAGTGCGCCTGACCGTTGACCTATACTTTATCGGCTTGGTTTTCTTCCGGAAGAACCAACCCAAACAAGACTTTTCGCTGCGCTTTGGCCATCCATTGGATAAGCTTCTGAACAGCACCAAATGGTTTTCTGGATAA
- a CDS encoding ParA family protein — protein sequence MGKIIAVANQKGGVGKTTSSINLAASLAALEYRTLLVDADPQANATSGVGFDPKDIENSIYECMVDGINAQDIILTTNVLPHLDLMPSHIDLVGAEVEMINLPNREEKMKEALRPLADQYDFIIIDCSPSLGLITVNALTAAHSVIIPVQCEYFALEGLGKLLNTIKIIQSRLNTNLEIEGILLTMYDVRLRLSNQVVEEVKLHFQQLVFDTIIPRNVKLSESPSFGIPVILHDAESKGSISYLNLAREIVEKNSIEANPEAAEDTAA from the coding sequence ATGGGAAAAATTATCGCGGTAGCCAATCAGAAGGGCGGGGTGGGCAAAACCACTTCGTCAATCAACCTGGCGGCTAGTTTAGCCGCTCTGGAATACCGTACCCTTCTGGTAGATGCCGACCCCCAAGCCAACGCGACGTCGGGGGTAGGTTTCGATCCGAAGGATATTGAGAACAGCATTTACGAATGCATGGTAGACGGCATCAACGCCCAAGATATCATCTTGACTACCAATGTGTTACCGCATCTCGACCTTATGCCCTCCCACATCGATTTGGTGGGCGCTGAAGTGGAGATGATCAACTTGCCCAACCGGGAAGAGAAGATGAAAGAAGCGCTGCGGCCCCTTGCCGATCAGTACGACTTCATCATCATCGACTGCTCACCATCGCTGGGCCTGATTACGGTGAACGCCCTGACGGCCGCGCACTCTGTAATCATTCCGGTTCAGTGCGAATATTTCGCCTTGGAAGGCTTAGGGAAGCTGCTGAATACCATCAAGATAATTCAGAGCCGCCTGAACACGAACCTAGAAATCGAAGGCATCTTGCTTACGATGTACGACGTGCGCCTGCGGCTTTCCAACCAAGTGGTGGAAGAAGTGAAACTGCACTTCCAACAGCTTGTGTTTGATACCATCATCCCGCGCAACGTAAAATTGAGCGAGTCGCCGAGCTTTGGCATTCCGGTGATCCTGCACGACGCCGAAAGCAAAGGCTCGATCAGCTATCTGAACCTGGCCCGCGAGATTGTGGAGAAAAACAGCATCGAAGCCAACCCGGAAGCCGCAGAAGATACGGCGGCATAA
- the apaG gene encoding Co2+/Mg2+ efflux protein ApaG gives MNTTTTQGVTVTVTTNYLPDYSSPGQEHYVFAYKIDIRNNGEYTVKLLRRHWYIYDANGVTREVEGEGVVGQQPTLEPGDSHQYVSGCNLKSGLGKMRGTYQMERLVDGKEFTVDIPEFTLVVPYRLN, from the coding sequence ATGAATACGACGACGACGCAGGGCGTAACGGTAACCGTCACGACCAATTACTTGCCAGATTATTCCAGCCCCGGCCAGGAGCATTACGTATTTGCCTACAAGATTGATATCCGTAATAACGGCGAATACACCGTAAAACTACTGCGTCGGCACTGGTACATTTACGATGCTAACGGCGTTACGCGTGAAGTGGAAGGCGAAGGCGTGGTGGGCCAGCAGCCTACGTTAGAACCCGGCGATTCGCACCAATACGTATCGGGCTGCAACTTAAAAAGCGGCTTGGGCAAGATGCGGGGCACCTACCAGATGGAGCGCCTCGTTGATGGCAAGGAGTTTACCGTTGACATTCCAGAATTTACCCTTGTGGTGCCATACCGCTTGAATTAA
- a CDS encoding ParB/RepB/Spo0J family partition protein, translated as MSEKNEEKPTPAAAPAAAKRKIGGLGRGLNALIEGSYEKKSERLGLVPHPVNSVGMIQVGMIEANPYQPRTHFDQEALQELAESIKIQGIIQPVTVRQMGTNAYQLISGERRLQASKLAGLDTIPAYIRKADDQQMLEMALIENIQRENLNAIEIALSYQRLVSECNLKQEELGDRVGKNRSTVTNYLRLLKLPPDIQIGLRDTVISMGHARALINIDDADQQLALFQRIVNEELSVRRVEQLVRGGLSAPKATDAPTAQPPTDAQMHVPVAELRRTERHLSDRFGSRVQVKPGPQGRGEIKIAFDSVEDMQRILHILHPD; from the coding sequence ATGTCAGAGAAGAACGAAGAAAAACCCACGCCGGCAGCGGCTCCCGCGGCGGCCAAACGTAAAATCGGCGGCTTGGGCCGGGGGTTAAACGCCTTAATTGAAGGCAGCTACGAGAAGAAAAGCGAACGCTTGGGTCTGGTTCCGCATCCGGTCAATTCGGTGGGCATGATTCAGGTGGGCATGATCGAGGCCAACCCGTACCAGCCGCGCACGCATTTTGACCAAGAAGCCTTGCAGGAGCTGGCCGAATCCATTAAGATTCAGGGCATTATCCAGCCCGTGACGGTTCGGCAGATGGGCACCAACGCTTATCAGCTTATCAGCGGCGAGCGGCGTTTGCAGGCTTCTAAGCTAGCGGGCCTCGACACCATTCCGGCTTATATCCGCAAAGCCGACGACCAGCAAATGCTGGAAATGGCTTTGATCGAGAACATTCAGCGCGAAAACCTCAACGCGATTGAAATTGCCCTGAGCTACCAGCGCCTCGTCAGCGAATGCAACCTGAAGCAAGAAGAACTGGGCGACCGCGTAGGCAAAAACCGCTCGACGGTCACCAACTACCTGCGTCTGTTGAAGCTGCCGCCGGATATCCAGATTGGTCTGCGCGACACCGTGATCTCCATGGGCCACGCCCGGGCTCTGATCAACATCGATGACGCCGATCAGCAACTGGCTCTCTTTCAGCGCATTGTAAACGAAGAACTTTCGGTACGTCGCGTAGAACAACTAGTTCGGGGAGGTCTTTCGGCGCCTAAGGCCACAGATGCTCCTACTGCTCAACCACCCACAGACGCGCAGATGCACGTTCCAGTGGCAGAGTTACGCCGGACCGAGCGCCACCTCTCCGATCGCTTCGGCAGTCGCGTGCAGGTAAAGCCCGGTCCGCAAGGCCGCGGTGAAATCAAGATCGCGTTCGATTCGGTGGAAGACATGCAGCGCATCCTGCACATCCTCCACCCCGACTAA